The following are encoded together in the Pseudodesulfovibrio indicus genome:
- a CDS encoding ATP-binding cassette domain-containing protein — translation MNPLISLIDVSVTRNNRRLLGPLTWNLERGRHTAVTGRNGAGKTTLLRLLRGELLPDPGGERVYDFGQGPQRSVLGLRQRIGLVSADMQEFYFLHTPRVKGRDVVLAGFFDTPILYDRATPEQEAAADEVVHRLGIRDLAEAELRTLSTGQVRKLLVARALASGPDVLLLDEPLDGLDTRSRAEVLNLLDLAGERTTLICAAHRAGDLPDCVAHALALDAGVVMAEGERSGAESVLRETAPSLVACDLPVAARSGEYEYLLRLENVSVVADGKRILRDIDWEVLPGENWMVVGENGAGKSTLLKLVTSEVAPYADGERGTGTVLRLGGMTMDEARPLIGVVSPDLQASYARELGWEVTAEETVMSGFRGSVGMLDQPTSRELAEARQWLEIVGLKGLESRRLRRMSYGQQRRVFLARAMAPGPKLLLLDEPLSGLDPDSRALMAGLIQGLAESGTPVIMVSHHVEDRIPAINRILELKGGGKGFCGPRERFEPLPPTGRAR, via the coding sequence ATGAATCCACTCATTTCCCTGATCGACGTCAGCGTGACCCGCAACAACAGGCGGCTGCTCGGCCCGCTGACCTGGAATCTCGAACGCGGCAGGCACACCGCCGTGACCGGGCGCAACGGCGCGGGCAAGACCACGCTGCTCCGGCTGCTGCGCGGCGAATTGCTGCCCGACCCCGGCGGCGAGCGGGTCTACGACTTCGGCCAAGGCCCCCAGCGGTCCGTGCTGGGGCTTCGGCAGCGCATCGGCCTGGTCTCGGCGGACATGCAGGAGTTCTACTTCCTGCACACCCCGCGCGTGAAGGGGCGCGACGTGGTCCTGGCCGGATTCTTCGACACCCCCATCCTGTACGACCGGGCGACCCCGGAGCAGGAGGCCGCGGCGGACGAGGTCGTCCACAGGCTTGGCATCCGCGACCTGGCCGAGGCGGAGTTGCGAACACTTTCCACAGGCCAGGTGCGCAAGCTCCTGGTGGCCCGCGCACTGGCCTCCGGGCCGGACGTCCTGCTCCTGGACGAGCCCCTGGACGGGCTGGACACGCGCTCGCGGGCCGAGGTCCTGAACCTCCTGGACCTGGCCGGAGAGCGCACCACCCTGATCTGCGCCGCCCACCGCGCAGGGGACCTGCCCGATTGCGTGGCCCACGCCCTGGCCCTGGACGCGGGCGTGGTCATGGCCGAGGGCGAACGGTCCGGCGCCGAGAGCGTCCTGCGGGAGACGGCCCCGTCCCTGGTGGCCTGCGACCTGCCCGTGGCGGCGCGGTCCGGGGAATACGAATACCTGCTGCGCCTGGAGAACGTCTCGGTGGTGGCCGACGGCAAGCGCATCCTGCGGGACATCGACTGGGAGGTCCTGCCCGGCGAGAACTGGATGGTGGTGGGCGAGAACGGGGCGGGCAAGTCCACCCTGCTCAAGCTGGTGACCAGCGAGGTGGCCCCCTATGCCGACGGCGAACGCGGCACCGGCACGGTCCTCCGGCTGGGCGGCATGACCATGGACGAGGCCCGGCCGCTCATCGGCGTGGTCTCGCCCGACCTCCAGGCCTCCTACGCGCGCGAGCTGGGCTGGGAGGTGACCGCCGAGGAGACGGTCATGTCCGGGTTTCGTGGGAGCGTGGGCATGCTCGACCAGCCCACCAGCCGGGAGCTGGCCGAGGCCCGGCAGTGGCTCGAGATCGTCGGCCTCAAGGGGCTGGAGTCCAGGCGGCTGCGGCGCATGTCCTACGGCCAGCAGCGCAGGGTATTCCTGGCGCGGGCCATGGCCCCGGGGCCGAAGCTGCTCCTCCTGGACGAACCGCTGTCCGGCCTGGACCCCGATTCCAGGGCGCTGATGGCCGGTCTGATCCAGGGGCTGGCCGAGTCAGGAACGCCCGTAATCATGGTCTCTCACCACGTGGAGGACCGCATTCCGGCCATCAACAGAATCCTGGAGTTGAAGGGGGGCGGAAAGGGGTTCTGCGGCCCCCGCGAGAGGTTCGAGCCGCTGCCTCCGACAGGAAGGGCGAGATAA
- a CDS encoding DUF362 domain-containing protein → MPETVAVARLEGYDSPALDRAVARLLETCGYRPAPGERVLVKPNLVSAGNAVHCTTHPQVVRAACAWLLDHGARVTVGDSPAFGPASRVADASGLTSAVAPLGLKATSLKRAVPLALTRGGTIGLSRDALDADRILNLPKLKVHGQMTLSGAVKNLFGCVVGFRKALAHNRLGHSHELFRSMLMDVYLALPRTTHLVDGIRTLHRNGPINGEPFPLGLLACSDNGVALDTMAGALLGLSPDRVPLWAEAVARSLPGADPAALHYPLERPDGFDLDGFILSEERELSFAPLRLLQGRIRSLLKHFAKN, encoded by the coding sequence ATGCCCGAAACCGTCGCCGTCGCCCGCCTGGAAGGGTACGACTCCCCAGCCCTGGACCGGGCCGTCGCCCGGCTGCTCGAAACCTGCGGCTACAGGCCCGCGCCCGGCGAGCGGGTGCTGGTCAAGCCCAACCTGGTCAGCGCCGGGAACGCGGTCCACTGCACCACCCACCCGCAGGTGGTCCGCGCGGCCTGCGCCTGGCTCCTGGACCACGGCGCGCGGGTGACCGTGGGCGACTCCCCGGCCTTCGGACCGGCCTCCCGCGTGGCCGATGCCTCGGGGCTGACCTCGGCCGTGGCCCCCCTGGGCCTGAAGGCGACCAGCCTGAAACGGGCCGTCCCGCTGGCGCTGACGCGGGGCGGAACCATCGGCCTGTCCCGCGACGCCCTTGACGCGGACCGCATCCTGAACCTGCCCAAGCTCAAAGTCCACGGCCAGATGACCCTGTCCGGCGCGGTCAAGAACCTGTTCGGCTGCGTTGTCGGCTTTCGCAAGGCCCTGGCCCACAACCGGCTGGGGCACAGCCACGAGCTGTTCCGCTCCATGCTCATGGACGTCTACCTGGCCCTGCCCCGGACCACGCACCTCGTGGACGGCATCCGGACCCTGCACCGCAACGGCCCCATCAACGGCGAGCCGTTCCCCCTGGGGCTGCTGGCCTGTTCGGACAACGGCGTGGCCCTGGACACCATGGCGGGCGCGCTGCTGGGGCTTTCCCCGGACCGGGTTCCCCTGTGGGCCGAGGCCGTGGCCCGGTCCCTGCCCGGCGCGGACCCGGCCGCCCTGCACTACCCCCTGGAGCGGCCCGACGGCTTCGACCTCGACGGGTTCATTTTGTCCGAGGAACGGGAGCTTTCCTTCGCGCCCCTGCGCCTCCTCCAGGGCCGCATCCGCAGCCTGTTGAAACATTTCGCAAAAAACTGA
- a CDS encoding methyl-accepting chemotaxis protein — MFNKLKLRTKLLLGFGTASLLLLAVVVIYQYASSTAIGSFHRLLDEEAAISSHAEQAEVYMLQCRRDEKDFLLRKDRKYLDDFSGNLAKVNEYAGAIVPLSRAIGQPELAAKAESIKASAAEYAGAFGELVSAWERRGLDPKSGLQGKFRDVVHQAESVFTRHEVQDLYIDFLLLRRWEKDFHRTGTDKYLNRAQDTMDRFEHDLALRQNQDEVLGRMGESLAAYRAAFSRFRDSRSEADYQAVREAAAAIEQPLESVFVPDVQALLLMVRRGEKDYLLRGDESYVRKTHAGLDKLVAAFENSVADERYVREAKELVAAYRESFDALVAEDANIAAITERMRKAVHAIEPVVAEISATGEQLSKARAVQVEADAGTLSGAAMILGLLAIAASIAFAVFIMRSVLMQLGTDPLELVRVTRAIAEGKLGVRFGGTIREGSVYGAMLAMVQKLVAVIGEVSEAAYNVSSGSRELNSTAESVAHGANHQAAGVEEVSASVEEIVSSIQQNSENAAQTEAISRKASQDAEEGGRAVSATVSAMRDIADKISVIEEIARQTNLLALNAAIEAARAGEQGKGFAVVAAEVRKLAERSGQAAAEISELSVNSVAVAERAGTMLEKMVPDILKTAELIQEISAASNEQSAGASQINHGIQALDTTIQQNASASEELASTAEELSGQAQQMQITVSFFDLEGAQGRHAAPARALPPASPPEKEEDLQRY; from the coding sequence ATGTTCAATAAACTGAAACTCAGAACCAAGCTGCTGTTGGGCTTCGGCACGGCCAGCCTGTTGCTGCTGGCCGTCGTGGTCATATACCAGTACGCCTCGTCCACGGCCATCGGGAGCTTTCACCGGCTGCTCGACGAGGAAGCGGCCATCAGCTCCCACGCGGAGCAGGCCGAGGTCTACATGTTGCAGTGCCGTCGCGACGAAAAGGACTTTCTGTTGCGCAAGGACCGTAAATACCTTGATGATTTTTCCGGGAACCTGGCCAAGGTAAATGAATACGCCGGGGCCATCGTGCCTCTGTCCCGGGCCATCGGCCAGCCCGAACTGGCGGCCAAGGCCGAGTCCATCAAGGCGTCCGCCGCGGAATACGCGGGGGCGTTCGGCGAACTGGTTTCGGCCTGGGAGCGGCGCGGTCTCGACCCCAAGTCCGGCCTCCAGGGCAAGTTCCGCGACGTGGTCCACCAGGCCGAGTCCGTGTTCACCCGCCACGAGGTCCAGGACCTGTACATCGATTTCCTGCTGCTGCGCCGCTGGGAAAAGGACTTTCACCGCACCGGCACGGACAAGTATCTCAACCGGGCGCAGGACACCATGGACCGCTTCGAGCACGACCTCGCTCTCCGGCAGAACCAGGATGAGGTCCTGGGCCGGATGGGCGAGTCCCTGGCCGCCTACCGCGCCGCGTTCAGCCGGTTCCGGGACAGTCGTTCCGAAGCCGACTACCAGGCCGTGCGCGAGGCGGCCGCCGCCATCGAGCAGCCGCTTGAATCCGTGTTCGTACCCGACGTCCAGGCCCTGCTGCTCATGGTCCGGCGCGGCGAGAAGGACTACCTGCTGCGCGGCGACGAGTCCTACGTTCGCAAGACCCACGCCGGCCTCGACAAGCTGGTCGCGGCCTTCGAGAACTCCGTGGCCGACGAGCGGTACGTCAGGGAGGCCAAGGAACTGGTCGCGGCCTACCGCGAGTCCTTCGACGCTCTGGTGGCCGAGGACGCGAACATAGCCGCCATCACCGAGCGCATGCGCAAGGCCGTGCACGCCATCGAGCCGGTGGTGGCCGAGATTTCCGCCACCGGGGAGCAGCTCAGCAAGGCGCGCGCCGTCCAGGTGGAGGCGGACGCCGGGACCCTGTCCGGCGCGGCCATGATCCTCGGCCTGCTGGCCATTGCCGCGAGCATCGCCTTTGCCGTGTTCATCATGCGCAGCGTGCTGATGCAGCTCGGCACCGATCCCCTGGAGCTGGTCCGCGTGACCCGCGCCATCGCGGAGGGCAAGCTGGGCGTCCGGTTCGGCGGGACCATCCGGGAGGGGTCGGTCTACGGGGCCATGCTGGCCATGGTCCAAAAACTGGTGGCGGTCATCGGCGAAGTGTCCGAGGCGGCCTACAACGTCTCCTCCGGGTCGCGTGAGCTGAACTCCACGGCCGAGAGCGTGGCCCACGGCGCCAACCACCAGGCCGCGGGCGTGGAAGAGGTCTCGGCCAGCGTGGAGGAGATCGTCTCCTCCATCCAGCAGAATTCCGAGAACGCCGCCCAGACCGAGGCCATCTCGCGCAAGGCGAGCCAGGACGCCGAAGAGGGCGGCCGGGCCGTGAGCGCCACGGTGTCGGCCATGCGCGACATCGCGGACAAGATTTCGGTCATCGAGGAGATCGCCCGGCAGACCAACCTGCTGGCCCTGAACGCGGCCATCGAGGCCGCCCGTGCGGGCGAGCAGGGCAAGGGGTTCGCCGTGGTCGCGGCGGAAGTGCGCAAGCTCGCCGAGCGCAGCGGCCAGGCCGCCGCCGAGATCAGCGAGCTGTCGGTCAACTCCGTGGCCGTGGCCGAAAGGGCCGGGACCATGCTGGAGAAGATGGTCCCGGACATCCTCAAGACCGCCGAGTTGATCCAGGAGATCTCCGCCGCCAGCAACGAGCAGTCCGCCGGAGCATCGCAGATCAACCACGGCATCCAGGCCCTGGACACCACCATCCAGCAGAACGCCTCGGCCTCCGAGGAGCTGGCCTCCACCGCCGAGGAACTCTCCGGCCAGGCCCAGCAGATGCAGATCACCGTCAGCTTCTTCGACCTCGAAGGGGCGCAGGGCCGTCACGCCGCGCCGGCCCGGGCCTTGCCTCCGGCTTCGCCGCCAGAAAAGGAAGAGGACCTTCAGCGGTACTGA
- the hypF gene encoding carbamoyltransferase HypF: MRMRQRFTITGQVQGVGFRPFVYRIALDSGVTGSVNNSSDGVLIEVQGGPEQVTRFSDDLAGKLPPLARIVTLDFEELEVVDGETGFVILESTRKAGHSVLISPDVATCPDCLADMDDPTDRRYRYPFTNCTNCGPRYTITRSIPYDRPQTSMARFTLCPDCEAEYRDPLDRRFHAQPNACPRCGPKTWLTDGDGVVIAQGDESLRRLAAELAEGKIAAVKGLGGFHLVCDAASDRAVDELRRRKHRPDKPLAVMVRDMDAVRRLAHVTPAEEQWLTGIHRPIVLVTKKRPFPLARSVAPDTNFAGMMLPYTPLHHVLLGDYAEHKGPEAALVMTSGNMSSEPICLENDEALARLGGIADLFLFHNRDILIRTDDSVVRVNPATGDPIFMRRARGFVPSPVFLPVSGPTVLGVGPELKCTLTLTKKDQAFTSQHIGNMSNLETLEFHNEIRAHLEDILQVTPELVVRDLHPDYMTTALAEELGTRLGVPVAPLQHHYAHIHAVLAENRHDGAVLGLALDGTGYGEDGTIWGGECLLVDPVELEHQRLAHFSRIRLPGGEAAVREPWRIAQSILWELGVREPGKYDWPWLDRFGAESRMIPQLLEKGINAPQTSSCGRLFDGVAALCGLTQAITYEGQAAILLEKAQDMDEKGAYPCPLKSDDPVALDTLTLARAVLEDLENGVPVPKIARRFHLGLMAGLTEMAFSFSMLLDIHHVALSGGVMQNLTLAAELPLALQGAGLIPLVHTQLPPNDGCISLGQAAWGLRRLLLEP, encoded by the coding sequence ATGCGAATGCGCCAGCGTTTCACCATCACCGGCCAGGTGCAGGGCGTGGGGTTTCGGCCCTTCGTCTACCGCATCGCGCTGGACTCCGGGGTCACGGGCTCGGTCAACAACTCGTCCGACGGAGTGCTCATCGAGGTCCAGGGCGGCCCGGAGCAGGTCACGCGGTTTTCCGATGACCTGGCGGGCAAGCTCCCGCCCCTGGCGCGCATCGTCACCCTCGACTTCGAGGAGCTGGAGGTCGTTGACGGGGAAACGGGGTTCGTGATCCTCGAATCCACCCGCAAGGCAGGCCACTCGGTGCTCATCAGTCCGGACGTGGCCACCTGCCCGGACTGCCTGGCGGACATGGACGACCCGACCGACCGGCGCTACCGCTACCCCTTCACCAACTGCACCAACTGCGGCCCGCGCTACACCATCACGCGGTCCATTCCCTACGACCGGCCCCAGACCTCCATGGCCCGGTTCACGCTCTGCCCGGACTGCGAGGCGGAATACCGCGACCCGCTGGACCGGAGGTTCCACGCCCAGCCCAACGCCTGTCCCCGGTGCGGCCCCAAGACCTGGCTGACCGACGGCGACGGCGTGGTCATCGCCCAGGGCGACGAGTCCCTGCGCAGGCTGGCCGCCGAGCTGGCCGAGGGCAAAATCGCGGCGGTCAAGGGTCTCGGCGGGTTCCACCTGGTCTGCGACGCGGCCTCGGACCGCGCCGTGGACGAGCTGCGCCGCCGCAAGCACCGGCCCGACAAGCCGCTGGCGGTCATGGTCCGGGACATGGACGCGGTCCGGCGGCTGGCCCACGTCACGCCCGCCGAGGAGCAGTGGCTGACCGGCATCCACCGGCCCATCGTGCTGGTGACCAAGAAGCGCCCCTTCCCCCTGGCCAGGAGCGTCGCGCCGGACACGAATTTCGCGGGCATGATGCTGCCCTACACCCCGCTGCACCACGTCCTGCTGGGCGACTACGCCGAGCACAAAGGGCCCGAGGCGGCCCTGGTCATGACCTCCGGCAACATGAGCTCCGAGCCCATCTGCCTGGAGAACGACGAGGCCCTGGCCCGGCTGGGCGGGATCGCCGACCTCTTTCTGTTCCACAACCGGGACATCCTGATCCGCACCGACGACTCCGTGGTCCGGGTCAACCCGGCCACCGGGGACCCGATCTTCATGCGCCGGGCGCGCGGGTTCGTGCCCTCGCCCGTGTTTCTGCCGGTCTCCGGCCCCACGGTCCTCGGCGTCGGCCCGGAGCTGAAGTGCACGCTGACCCTGACCAAGAAGGACCAGGCGTTCACCAGCCAGCACATCGGCAACATGTCCAACCTGGAGACCCTGGAGTTTCACAACGAGATCCGCGCCCACCTCGAGGACATCCTCCAGGTGACGCCCGAGCTCGTCGTCCGCGACCTGCACCCGGACTACATGACCACCGCCCTGGCCGAGGAGCTGGGGACGCGGCTTGGCGTCCCGGTGGCGCCGCTCCAGCACCACTACGCCCACATCCACGCGGTGCTGGCCGAGAACCGGCACGACGGAGCGGTCCTGGGGCTGGCCCTGGACGGCACGGGGTACGGCGAGGACGGGACCATCTGGGGCGGCGAGTGCCTGCTGGTGGACCCGGTGGAGCTGGAGCACCAGCGGCTGGCCCATTTCTCGCGCATCCGGCTGCCCGGCGGCGAGGCCGCGGTCAGAGAACCGTGGCGCATCGCCCAATCCATCTTGTGGGAGCTGGGCGTCAGGGAGCCGGGCAAGTACGATTGGCCGTGGCTCGACCGGTTCGGGGCCGAGAGCCGGATGATCCCGCAGCTCCTGGAAAAGGGCATCAACGCCCCGCAGACCTCCAGCTGCGGGCGGCTGTTCGACGGCGTGGCCGCCCTGTGCGGGTTGACCCAAGCCATCACCTACGAGGGCCAGGCCGCCATCCTGCTGGAAAAGGCGCAGGACATGGACGAGAAGGGGGCGTACCCCTGCCCGCTCAAATCCGACGACCCGGTGGCCCTGGACACCCTCACCCTGGCGCGCGCCGTGCTGGAGGACCTGGAGAACGGCGTGCCGGTGCCCAAGATCGCCCGGCGGTTCCACCTCGGCCTCATGGCCGGGCTGACCGAAATGGCCTTCTCCTTCTCCATGCTCCTGGACATCCACCACGTGGCCCTGTCCGGCGGCGTGATGCAAAATCTCACCCTTGCGGCCGAATTACCCCTCGCCCTGCAGGGCGCGGGTCTGATACCCTTGGTCCATACCCAGCTTCCGCCCAATGACGGATGCATCTCCCTGGGCCAGGCCGCCTGGGGTCTGCGGAGGCTGCTGCTCGAACCGTAA
- a CDS encoding DUF3298 and DUF4163 domain-containing protein produces the protein MRTWLPIVLGLLLFSAAARAEAPCTPLVLTAVTISEETTGFSIDAEYPVLCRTEANPVIRDFVSNTVFDLKKLDPAHDMQFFPHKYELITRYAVWPSPGARFVSVKLHVMVYSGGAHPNNWPMTWVFDMTDGSQVPLDRLFTDPEKALPAVSAACRKALIPSLGQMYLKDMLDPGLEPIEDNFERFALTVEGVAFFFAPYQVAPYAAGEQVVTIPYADLAPLFSPDVARALGL, from the coding sequence ATGCGTACCTGGCTGCCGATCGTCCTCGGCCTGCTCCTTTTCTCCGCCGCCGCCCGGGCCGAAGCGCCCTGCACCCCCCTGGTCCTGACCGCCGTAACCATCAGCGAGGAGACCACCGGCTTCTCCATCGACGCGGAATACCCGGTGCTCTGCCGGACCGAGGCCAACCCGGTCATCCGCGACTTCGTGTCCAACACCGTCTTCGACCTCAAGAAGCTCGACCCGGCCCACGACATGCAGTTCTTCCCGCACAAGTACGAACTGATCACCCGCTATGCGGTATGGCCCTCGCCCGGCGCGCGGTTCGTCTCGGTCAAGCTCCACGTCATGGTCTATTCCGGCGGGGCGCACCCCAACAACTGGCCCATGACCTGGGTCTTCGACATGACCGATGGTTCGCAGGTGCCCCTGGACCGGCTGTTCACGGACCCGGAAAAGGCGCTCCCGGCGGTGTCCGCGGCCTGCCGCAAGGCGCTGATCCCGTCCCTGGGCCAGATGTATCTCAAGGACATGCTCGACCCGGGACTCGAACCCATCGAGGACAACTTCGAGCGGTTCGCGCTCACGGTCGAGGGCGTGGCCTTCTTCTTCGCCCCGTACCAGGTGGCCCCCTACGCCGCCGGGGAACAGGTGGTGACCATCCCCTACGCCGACCTCGCCCCCCTGTTTTCGCCTGACGTGGCCCGGGCGCTGGGGCTGTAG
- a CDS encoding cold-shock protein, whose amino-acid sequence MRYKGEVTWFNEQKGFGFISGEDGKDVFVHYTEIVRDGFQTLEPGERVTYGLTDEDTGPKAVEVRPEEEARVSTLL is encoded by the coding sequence GTGCGATACAAGGGCGAAGTGACGTGGTTCAATGAGCAGAAGGGGTTCGGCTTCATCTCCGGCGAGGACGGCAAGGACGTCTTCGTCCACTATACCGAGATCGTCCGCGACGGGTTTCAGACCCTGGAGCCGGGCGAACGGGTCACCTACGGCCTGACCGACGAGGATACCGGTCCCAAGGCCGTGGAGGTCCGCCCCGAGGAAGAGGCCAGGGTCTCGACCCTGCTGTAA
- a CDS encoding RNA recognition motif domain-containing protein: MSKNIYVGNLPWSASEDDVRAAFEAFGPVSTVKLINDRETGRPRGFGFVEMSDDSAALDAIEALDGKEFQGRNLKVNEAKPREPRPRW; encoded by the coding sequence ATGTCCAAGAATATCTATGTTGGTAACCTGCCCTGGTCCGCCTCCGAGGACGACGTCCGCGCCGCTTTCGAAGCTTTCGGTCCCGTTTCCACCGTCAAACTGATCAACGATCGCGAGACCGGTCGTCCCCGTGGCTTCGGCTTCGTGGAGATGAGCGACGATTCCGCCGCCCTGGACGCCATCGAGGCGCTGGACGGCAAGGAATTCCAGGGCCGCAACCTGAAGGTCAACGAGGCCAAGCCCCGCGAGCCGCGTCCCCGCTGGTAA